A single window of Eucalyptus grandis isolate ANBG69807.140 chromosome 1, ASM1654582v1, whole genome shotgun sequence DNA harbors:
- the LOC120287614 gene encoding uncharacterized protein LOC120287614, translating into MSQKKVNITAESGTCNVCSAPCTSCMHLNQVIMGSKRKEYSDETCLDGVASQYSANDYDVLRPLSGASAHSPQGTADETSRPQGFNSGYSCDNTKNKPASTDASGALDEDLTVRKLSDREKLSETYLPPKPWSSSVEINISTEDSKPVEGQDDNISCVSSGNDLNSRANNDDSYIDRKVAPSSSVSSGNLYPEGMRVSIQEDGSERDDQEIPLGDFKSLNEDNQVEKLTESLETPDVPDPSPQVLPEDESEGSDILEQDVKVCDICGDAGREDLLAICSRCSDGAEHTYCMREMLQKVPEGDWVCEECKSADENENQKPVSPTVIGPGSSKLCGSTRRVTSSRDSCFKNIDKGKAKLARQMSCVNSVQDFPEGARSPSLPIFDPRKCFFCINHDTHLCTCGYLFLGTLLKSNSFNAFIAKPKVKVIDEGMIQKHKSIRENSSFISKEGPTKIIGKSMSFKHANPGRPLAVDAKVKMLPTKLTHVQTPKGSKNLKEGSVLDRMSLRKLDRTFSSLTRDNSTPSTPNSDQKLTSCGEPLQGSPLSNNRDSKLAQSDVKPAVLVKSAEYKSNQLDQKEEPLTSSSRTVEKHCIEGNGLRHDGLSRSKGLANHTDKARDCSVSRSKPAVISGSRSIFCQKCKEVGHDAESCPVSSLQVGTDVSMTRSMKEEITTVVRLKLRYVSRKVMSADGPYEGQAVRQSCTSDSRLQMIVLPSAICRISAIPEHECIWRGSLEVCRGSQQLDFCGGLQAHLSTLASPRVLDMVKKFSNKLSLSEVPRSCTWPTQFYDSGAQDDNIALYFFAEDPESYERSYKVFGEDDQE; encoded by the exons ATGAGTCAGAAGAAAGTTAACATTACAGCAGAGTCTGGTACCTGTAATGTGTGCTCTGCTCCTTGCACATCTTGTATGCATCTTAATCAAGTTATTATGGGATCCAAAAGGAAGGAATATTCCGATGAAACCTGTCTCGATGGTGTAGCCAGCCAATATTCTGCTAATGACTATGATGTTTTGCGGCCTTTAAGTGGTGCATCAGCACACAGCCCACAAGGCACTGCTGACGAAACAAGTCGTCCACAGGGGTTCAATTCTGGGTATTCCTGTGATAATACTAAAAACAAACCAGCTTCAACTGATGCGTCCGGTGCTTTAGATGAGGATTTGACAGTACGCAAGCTATCTGACAGGGAAAAACTTTCTGAAACTTATCTGCCTCCTAAACCTTGGTCTAGTTCCGTGGAGATTAATATTTCAACCGAGGATTCCAAGCCAGTGGAAGGCCAAGATGATAATATATCCTGTGTTAGCAGTGGCAATGATCTAAACTCCAGGGCTAATAATGATGATTCCTATATAGACAGAAAAGTTGCTCCCTCTAGTTCAGTTTCAAGTGGCAATCTGTATCCAGAAGGAATGAGAGTATCAATTCAAGAAGATGGAAGTGAAAGAGATGATCAGGAAATTCCATTAGGAGATTTTAAATCTCTTAATGAAGATAACCAGGTTGAAAAGTTAACTGAATCACTTGAGACCCCTGACGTGCCAGACCCTTCACCACAAGTTCTGCCTGAGGATGAGAGTGAGGGATCGGATATCCTGGAGCAGGAT GTCAAAGTTTGTGATATCTGTGGGGATGCAGGTCGGGAGGATCTACTCGCTATATGTAGTAGGTGTAGTGATGGTGCAGAACACAC CTATTGCATGCGAGAAATGCTTCAAAAGGTACCAGAAGGTGACTGGGTGTGTGAAGAATGCAAGTCAGCTGATGAGAATGAAAACCAGAAGCCAG TCTCTCCAACGGTTATAGGACCAGGATCATCAAAGTTGTGTGGCTCCACTAGGAGAGTCACATCATCAAGGGATTCTTGCTTCAAGAATATTGATAAGGGAAAAGCGAAGCTAGCTCGTCAAATGTCATGTGTAAATTCTGTTCAAGACTTCCCAGAGGGTGCACGCTCCCCCAGCCTTCCAATCTTCGATCCAAG GAAGTGCTTCTTCTGCATCAATCACGATACTCATCTCTGTACTTGTGGTTATCTTTTCCTAGGTACTTTATTGAAGTCCAATTCATTTAATGCCTTCATTGCAAAGCCAAAAGTAAAAGTGATTGACGAAGGAATGATTCAGAAGCACAAAAGCATAAGGGAGAATTCTTCCTTCATTTCAAAGGAAGGGCCTACCAAAATAATAGGCAAATCGATGTCATTCAAACACGCAAATCCAGGCCGTCCACTTGCTGTTGATGCCAAAGTTAAAATGCTTCCAACTAAACTCACCCATGTTCAGACTCCAAAAGGATCTAAGAATCTTAAAGAAGGGAGTGTGCTTGATAGGATGAGTTTACGTAAGTTAGACCGCACTTTTTCAAGTCTAACAAGGGACAATTCTACTCCGTCTACACCTAATTCTGATCAGAAGCTTACATCTTGTGGGGAACCTTTGCAAGGCTCACCTTTGAGCAACAACCGAGATTCAAAGCTTGCACAGTCTGATGTTAAACCGGCTGTTTTGGTTAAATCTGCTG AATACAAGTCAAATCAGCTTGATCAGAAAGAAGAACCCTTAACTAGTTCTTCTCGGACTGTCGAGAAACATTGTATTGAAGGCAATGGCCTTCGACATGATGGGTTGTCTCGCTCAAAGGGCTTGGCAAATCACACTGACAAAGCCCGGGATTGTTCTGTTAGTCGCTCAAAGCCGGCAGTTATAAGTGGTTCAAGAAGCATTTTCTGTCAAAAATGTAAAGAAGTCGGTCATGATGCAGAGTCTTGCCCTGTTAGTAGCTTGCAGGTTGGAACAGATGTTTCAATGACCAGAAGTATGAAAGAAGAGATTACAACAGTAGTAAGACTAAAACTCCGAT ACGTCTCGAGGAAAGTTATGTCTGCTGATGGGCCATATGAAGGGCAGGCAGTTCGTCAGAGCTGTACATCTGATTCCCGCTTGCAGATGATTG TTTTGCCGTCTGCTATTTGCAGGATATCAGCTATTCCGGAGCATGAGTGTATCTGGAG aGGGAGTTTGGAGGTGTGCAGAGGCAGTCAGCAGCTAGATTTTTGTGGTGGACTTCAAGCACATCTGTCTACTTTGGCTTCACCTAGGGTTCTTGACATGGTGAAGAAGTTTTCAAATAAACTTTCCTTGAGCGAAGTACCTAGAAGTTGTACATGGCCAACCCAGTTTTATGATAGTGGTGCTCAAGATGATAATATTGCTCTTTACTTTTTCGCGGAGGATCCCGAGAG TTATGAGAGGAGCTACAAGGTCTTTGGAGAAGATGATCAAGAGTGA
- the LOC120288337 gene encoding uncharacterized protein LOC120288337 isoform X2, whose product MAMNGNCHAKDSSIDKMRICLNEVSIEEDSGHDSIDLHGSFTSSDWSKQQKKCPQTSQNEVSGSDAIVPMELQPYVTTGAHSSAEDDKMLMQCATSPDRKVSLSHSLLGGIRNSREQELHGMGNEVKLDRILKEEDRLMDRGAAVDVESTTFDVLKHLQHEQKQGAALEVESTTSDVLKHLQHEKKRRHSDLVETALQTSFGTNEKVAWNNVSSENVKIEHVDKKQKTDCREIYEASRPIDANLVDGFASQKSAQDSTLAVVEKLHNKVCDEPINLENTGTAERFFFPVLSNHAKDLTSAESSMPWKTLPSSVPARSHDGVPNLDLALGAKTKSSNKGLLPLWIGVADKSDSHPEAVAAQEEDPVSGSLSLSLSFPFPDSDKGFKPVPDAEQLLPESRRVNTSLLLFGDFSEK is encoded by the exons ATGGCCATGAATGGAAATTGTCATGCAAAAGACTCTTCAATTGATAAGATGCGTATATGTTTGAACGAAGTCTCAATTGAGGAAGACAGTGGACATGATTCCATTGATTTGCATGGCTCCTTTACAAGCAGTGACTGGTCAAAGCAGCAAAAGAAATGTCCTCAAACATCCCAG AATGAAGTTTCTGGTTCAGATGCCATAGTGCCCATGGAGCTTCAGCCGTATGTAACAACTGGTGCCCATAGTAGTGCCGAAGATGATAAGATGTTGATGCAGTGTGCTACCTCTCCGGACAGAAAAGTTTCTTTGTCCCATTCTTTGCTTGGAGGAATCAGGAATAGCAGGGAGCAAGAATTGCATGGCATGGGAA ATGAAGTGAAGCTTGACAGAATCTTGAAGGAAGAAGACAGGCTCATGGATAGAGGTGCTGCAGTAGACGTAGAATCGACGACTTTCGATGTGCTCAAGCATTTGCAGCATGAACAGAAGCAAGGTGCTGCATTAGAGGTAGAATCGACGACTTCAGATGTGCTCAAGCATTTGCAGCATGAAAAGAAGCGGCGACATTCAGATCTTGTTGAGACAGCCTTACAAACTTCGTTTGGCACTAATGAAAAAGTGGCATGGAATAATGTTAGTAGTGAAAATGTTAAAATAGAGCATGTGGATAAGAAGCAAAAGACTGATTGTAGGGAAATATATGAGGCTAGTAGGCCGATAGATGCAAATCTGGTAGATGGTTTTGCATCACAGAAAAGTGCGCAGGATTCCACTCTGGCAGTTGTGGAGAAGTTGCACAATAAAGTGTGTGATGAGCCGATCAATTTGGAAAACACGGGAACTGCTGAGAGGTTCTTCTTTCCTGTCCTTTCCAATCATGCAAAGGACCTAACCTCAGCGGAGAGCTCCATGCCTTGGAAAACACTGCCGTCATCGGTTCCAGCTCGATCTCATGATGGGGTCCCAAATCTTGACCTTGCTTTGGGAGCAAAAACAAAGTCATCAAACAAAGGACTTCTGCCCCTTTGGATTGGTGTGGCAGATAAAAGCGATAGTCATCCAGAGGCGGTGGCTGCCCAGGAAGAGGACCCTGTTTCTGGTTCTCTTTCCttgtctctttctttccctttcccaGACAGTGACAAAGGATTTAAACCTGTTCCTGATGCGGAGCAACTATTGCCTGAAAGCCGTCGTGTGAATACATCCTTGCTCCTTTTTGGGGACTTTTCAGAAAAATGA
- the LOC120288337 gene encoding uncharacterized protein LOC120288337 isoform X1 encodes MAMNGNCHAKDSSIDKMRICLNEVSIEEDSGHDSIDLHGSFTSSDWSKQQKKCPQTSQNEVSGSDAIVPMELQPYVTTGAHSSAEDDKMLMQCATSPDRKVSLSHSLLGGIRNSREQELHGMGNEVKLDRILKEEDRLMDRGAAVDVESTTFDVLKHLQHEQKQGAALEVESTTLDVLKHLQREKKRRHSDLVETALQTSFGTNEKVAWNNVSSENVKIEHVDKKQKTDCREIYEASRPIDANLVDGFASQKSAQDSTLAVVEKLHNKVCDEPINLENTGTAERFFFPVLSNHAKDLTSAESSMPWKTLPSSVPARSHDGVPNLDLALGAKTKSSNKGLLPLWIGVADKSDSHPEAVAAQEEDPVSGSLSLSLSFPFPDSDKGFKPVPDAEQLLPESRRVNTSLLLFGDFSEK; translated from the exons ATGGCCATGAATGGAAATTGTCATGCAAAAGACTCTTCAATTGATAAGATGCGTATATGTTTGAACGAAGTCTCAATTGAGGAAGACAGTGGACATGATTCCATTGATTTGCATGGCTCCTTTACAAGCAGTGACTGGTCAAAGCAGCAAAAGAAATGTCCTCAAACATCCCAG AATGAAGTTTCTGGTTCAGATGCCATAGTGCCCATGGAGCTTCAGCCGTATGTAACAACTGGTGCCCATAGTAGTGCCGAAGATGATAAGATGTTGATGCAGTGTGCTACCTCTCCGGACAGAAAAGTTTCTTTGTCCCATTCTTTGCTTGGAGGAATCAGGAATAGCAGGGAGCAAGAATTGCATGGCATGGGAAATGAAGTGAAGCTTGACAGAATCTTGAAGGAAGAAGACAGGCTCATGGATAGAGGTGCTGCAGTAGACGTAGAATCAACGACTTTCGATGTGCTCAAGCATTTGCAGCATGAACAGAAGCAAGGTGCTGCATTAGAGGTAGAATCGACGACTTTAGATGTGCTCAAGCATTTGCAGCGTGAAAAGAAGCGGCGACATTCAGATCTTGTTGAGACAGCCTTACAAACTTCTTTTGGCACTAATGAAAAA GTGGCATGGAATAATGTTAGTAGTGAAAATGTTAAAATAGAGCATGTGGATAAGAAGCAAAAGACTGATTGTAGGGAAATATATGAGGCTAGTAGGCCGATAGATGCAAATCTGGTAGATGGTTTTGCATCACAGAAAAGTGCGCAGGATTCCACTCTGGCAGTTGTGGAGAAGTTGCACAATAAAGTGTGTGATGAGCCGATCAATTTGGAAAACACGGGAACTGCTGAGAGGTTCTTCTTTCCTGTCCTTTCCAATCATGCAAAGGACCTAACCTCAGCGGAGAGCTCCATGCCTTGGAAAACACTGCCGTCATCGGTTCCAGCTCGATCTCATGATGGGGTCCCAAATCTTGACCTTGCTTTGGGAGCAAAAACAAAGTCATCAAACAAAGGACTTCTGCCCCTTTGGATTGGTGTGGCAGATAAAAGCGATAGTCATCCAGAGGCGGTGGCTGCCCAGGAAGAGGACCCTGTTTCTGGTTCTCTTTCCttgtctctttctttccctttcccaGACAGTGACAAAGGATTTAAACCTGTTCCTGATGCGGAGCAACTATTGCCTGAAAGCCGTCGTGTGAATACATCCTTGCTCCTTTTTGGGGACTTTTCAGAAAAATGA